In the genome of Helicobacter sp. 11S03491-1, one region contains:
- a CDS encoding DMT family transporter, with protein sequence MFLAMMLWGLTWPASKIMMEAGVSPFQIACLKCGIVFLSFIPVIIYLKIPFCIPKQSLIPIFLIGIFNTIYNYLLLIGLPHGDAGSAGVIAEALSPLFATVIYTFIKQSTLLKKEKIGLFLGLIAAAFLVDIAHPNTLFSFFNIIYVFAALLWAALTISSKYATQSSHPIIVNFYSSIFPFVLFLPFLFTQELAPLKNTGLSFWIAMFNVTILSTTFATTIFYRGIKVLGVMQGGIFILLVPIGALIFSWILLGETPKIHTLIGGSIALGAIYLINFYQSKPKYNSSG encoded by the coding sequence ATGTTTCTGGCGATGATGTTATGGGGGCTTACATGGCCGGCATCAAAAATAATGATGGAAGCAGGTGTAAGCCCTTTTCAGATTGCTTGTCTTAAATGTGGGATTGTATTTTTAAGCTTCATCCCTGTGATAATTTATCTCAAAATCCCCTTTTGCATCCCCAAACAATCCCTTATCCCTATTTTTTTAATAGGGATTTTTAATACTATTTATAATTATCTCCTTTTGATTGGTCTCCCACATGGGGATGCCGGAAGTGCAGGGGTTATTGCTGAAGCGCTATCTCCTTTGTTTGCCACTGTGATTTATACTTTTATCAAACAATCCACCCTTTTGAAAAAAGAAAAGATTGGATTGTTTTTAGGGCTTATTGCAGCAGCTTTTTTGGTAGATATTGCCCACCCTAATACTTTGTTTTCTTTTTTCAATATCATTTATGTATTCGCAGCGCTCCTATGGGCAGCTCTTACAATCAGTTCAAAATACGCTACACAATCAAGCCACCCCATCATAGTAAATTTCTATAGCTCTATTTTTCCTTTTGTTTTATTTTTGCCCTTTTTATTCACACAAGAGTTAGCGCCCCTTAAAAATACAGGTTTATCTTTTTGGATAGCGATGTTTAATGTAACGATTTTATCCACCACTTTTGCTACAACGATTTTTTATAGAGGGATCAAAGTTTTAGGGGTTATGCAAGGGGGTATTTTTATTTTGTTAGTCCCTATTGGGGCTCTGATATTTTCATGGATTCTTCTGGGTGAAACCCCCAAGATTCATACCCTTATAGGCGGATCTATCGCACTGGGGGCTATCTATCTTATCAATTTTTATCAATCAAAACCAAAATACAATTCGTCCGGATAA